In Streptomyces chartreusis NRRL 3882, the following are encoded in one genomic region:
- a CDS encoding small secreted protein: MEGTKPVNKKLAAALSGGAVLVLALSGCGGDDNEKLNSWAKEVCDAVQPQAKKIESANASIQKETSDNSKPEDVQKTDAQAFQDMSDAYKAIGAAVTKAGAPDVENGEKKQQDAVKELNTISSSYASLKKQVDALDTKDQGKFADGLKDIATELDKLGKSGNDALRTLEEGEVGQAMARQSSCKAATAPATQS; the protein is encoded by the coding sequence ATGGAAGGGACCAAACCGGTGAACAAGAAGCTCGCGGCCGCACTGTCCGGCGGTGCGGTACTGGTACTGGCGCTGTCGGGGTGCGGCGGCGACGACAACGAGAAGCTGAACTCCTGGGCCAAGGAGGTCTGCGACGCCGTGCAGCCGCAGGCCAAGAAGATCGAGTCGGCCAATGCCTCGATCCAGAAGGAAACCTCGGACAACAGCAAGCCGGAGGACGTCCAGAAGACCGACGCGCAGGCCTTCCAGGACATGTCCGACGCCTACAAGGCCATCGGGGCCGCGGTGACCAAGGCCGGGGCGCCGGACGTCGAGAACGGCGAGAAGAAGCAGCAGGACGCCGTCAAGGAGCTCAACACGATCTCCTCCTCGTACGCCTCCCTGAAGAAGCAGGTCGACGCGCTCGACACCAAGGACCAGGGCAAGTTCGCGGACGGCCTCAAGGACATCGCCACGGAGCTCGACAAGCTGGGCAAGAGCGGGAACGACGCGCTCCGGACCCTGGAGGAGGGCGAGGTCGGCCAGGCGATGGCACGGCAGTCCAGCTGCAAGGCGGCCACGGCACCGGCGACCCAGAGCTGA